The sequence AGAAATTATTGGGAAACACTTCTCAGAATTTAAAGAAATTCTAGGGGGTGATATTTCCAAACATGAGAAATTTATGGAGGATTTAATAAGAGGAGGATCTGTTGCTCCATTTGACTCGGATTTCGTGGGCCCAAGTGGTAAAAAACATATCATGAAACTGATACCGGTTCCAATAAAAAAGGAGGGAATTATAAGGTCTATAATGGTGATAATGAGGGATTTAACAGATTACGTTGAATCAATGGATGCTCTGAGTGAAAGTGAGGAAAAATTCCGTTCCCTAGTGGAATCAGCCATTGATGCGATAATACTCATAAACAAAGATGGAAATGTTATATTATGGAATGAAAGCGCATCTAAAATGTTTGGATTCTCTGAAAAAGATATTATGAGCAGTTCAATCGAAAAGGTCCTCCCAGAAGACTACTCCAAGTTCCATGAAGGATATTTAAACTATCCAAACCTTGAAATTCAAGGAAAAACCTTCGAGGCTCATGGTATGAAAAAGAACGGTGAAACCTTTTTAATTGATGTTTCACACACTAGCTGGCTTATGAATGGAGAACCTGTTTTCTGCACCATAATAAGGGATGTAAGTAGGCGCAAAAAAGCCGAAAACGAATTAGCAAAATCTCAAAAGAAGTACAAAACCATATTCGAGAACACAGGAACTGCCATGTGCATAGTTGAGAGGGATGGAACCATATCACTTACAAACACGGAATTCACAAAAACCCTGGGTTACAGTGCAGAATATCTGGAAGGTACAAACCTTAAAAAATTCACAAAAACCAACTTCAAAAAGATAATGGATTACCAGAGATTAAAATCTCTGATTCCTGATACAGCCCCGGTTAAATATGAACTGAACTTCTTTGACAGCAAAAAAACTCTTAAAACTGCCATGTTGAACATTGCAGGAATTCCAGGAACAGATAAAACATTGATATCTCTTCTGGACATCACAGAGCTTAAAAAATCGGAAGAAAAGATCATAAATCAGAACAAAATCTTAAAAGGATTTAACAAGATATTTAAATGTGCATTATCCTCTAAAAACAAGGAAGAACTTGCAAAGATCTGTCTGAATACCTGCGAGGAGATCACAGGAAGTAAGTTAGGATTCATACAGCTCTTAAACAAAAGGGGTAACCTTGATTTCATTACATTAAGCGATCCCGCATGGGAAGTATCTCAATTCTTAAAAAACGATAAAGAATACCTTATGAAGGACCTGAAACTCCAGGGAATCTATGCCAGACCCGTGATAGAAGGAAAATCCATCGTAGTGAAGGATCTACCATCACATCCTCAGAGCATAGGTTTACCCAAGGGCCATTTTCCACTGGAACGTTTTTTAGGAGTCCCCCTTAAAAGAGGCAACACCATCATTGGAGTTATTGGACTGGCAAACAAAAAAGAGGATTATCATGCTGACGATATTGAAACAGTTGAAAAACTTTCAAATGCCATAGCAGAGGTTCTTACCCTTAAATATGCCGAAGAAAAACTCATAAAAAGTCAGGATAAGTTCCGGCAAATGGCTGAAAATGTTGAAGAGGGTGTATGGATAGCTGATGTGGGATCCAAGAACACACTGTATGTGAACCCAGCATATGAGAAAATATTTGGATTGTCCAAGGAGAGCATCTACAAAAATCCAGGGTTATGGATAGATATCGTACACCCTGATGATGTTGGACCTGTTTCAAAACAGACCTACAGAATCTTCCAAAAACATGAATTTGGAGAAAAAAGGATCGAATACCGTATAATAAGACCTGATGGTTCACTCAGATGGATACAATCTCAAATATCCCCAATAAAGAATGAATATGGAGATATAATCCGTTTTGTTGGGGTTACAGATGATATAACCGAACGTGTACTGGCCGAGGAGAAGATACAAAAATCTCTGGAAGAGAAGGAACTTCTCCTTAAGGAGATACATCACCGTGTTAAAAACAACATGCAGATAGTTTCCAGCCTCCTGAACCTGCAGTCAAGGTACATAGATGATGAAGAAGCCTACGATGTTTTCAAGGAGAGTCAGAACAGGGTTAAATCAATGGCACTGGTCCATGAAAAACTATACAGATCAACGGATCTTGCCAGTGTGAACTTTGGAGAATACGTGAGAAGCCTTTCAAAGGAACTCCTGATATCCTACGGCTCAAGAAGTAACAACGTATCCATAAAAACGGATCTGGATGATGTGTTTTTGAATGCAGATACAGCCATACCCTGCGGTTTGATCGTGACTGAAATAATATCCAACTCAATTAAATATGCATTCGATGGAAAAGGTGGGGAGATATCAGTGGCACTCCACAGTTACGATGGCGGCTTTGAGATCCTGATTGGGGACAATGGTGTTGGAATTCCAGGGGATATGGACCTTGAAAATACTGAAACACTGGGTTTATTACTCATAAACTCATTAACATCCCAGATCGATGGTGAGGTTGAACTTTTACGAGAAGGAGGAACTTCATTCAGGATAAAAATCCCCTTGAATGATACTTTCGTTGCGAACAACTGTTGAAGCGGAGTTATCATTGAACTGTAAATTAAACCCCCTAAAAAAGTAGTAGACCCGTGAACAGAAAATAGGCAGACCAGTGAACAGGGAATTTTAGATCATCGTTATATTTGGATATCATTAATAGATATCCTTAATTTTTTATTTCATTATTTTTTCAGTTTTTTATTTTTCAGTTTTTTATTTTTCAGTTTTTTATTTTTCAGTTTTTTTAGAGTATACTGATTTAAAAATTAGAAGATCATTAGAAAATACTATCTAACGATTAGAACCTGATTATAGATTAGAAGATCATTAAAAAATAATATAGTAAATGGGCATCTATTTAAGTACATAAACTATTTTTGCACCTTTCTTGCAATATATTTCCTGAATTCCTCTGCAAAGAACATGATTGGAATGAATGAGATGAGATATACCCATTCAAAGACACCAAGACTGGTTGTACCGAATATGCTCTGCAGGTAGGGTATGTAAACGATTGAAAGCACCACAAGCACTTCAAATAAAATACCCCGGATTATCCATTTATTTTTGAAAACACCCACCTTGAAAGTGGAGGTTCTGTTGGTTTGACAGCCTATAAGGTTTCCTATCTGTGCAGTGACTATCCCTGCAAAGACCATGGTGGTTGCTTTAAGATAAAGGGGATCAGAAAAGGCTAAAGACTCTCCTAAATGCCATCCACCATTTGATAAGACCCAGAAGTATCCTGACATCACCAGGATGGCTTCAATAATTCCAAGGAATACGTAACCTCTTAATATGACCTGCAGGTTTAAGATACGTTCCTTCCTGGGCCGGGGTGACCTTTCCATAACATCCGCCTCAGAGGGTCCCATTCCCAGGGCAAGTGCAGGCAAAGTATCTGTTCCAAGGTCAATTGCAAGTATCTGCATAACAGTTATTGGAAGGGGAATTCTGAATATGACCATGAGAATGAATGGGATGATTTCAGCTGTTTCATGGGCGAAGATGTAGGTTACAAACTTCCTTATGTTCTCGTAGATGGTCCTACCTTCCTTGATGGCTGCAACTATGGTTGCGAAGTTATCATCAGTCAGCACCATGTCAGAAGCTTCCTTAGCAACATCAGTACCTGTGATCCCCATTGCAACGCCAATATCTGCCTTTCGAAGTGCAGGAGCATCGTTAACACCATCACCGGTCATTGCAACGATTTCATCCTCACTTTCCAGTATGGATGCTATCCTCATCTTGTGCTCTGGAACCGCACGTGCAAATATAACGTTGGAACCGGATCTGAGAATCTTCTTAACTTCATCATCGGATAAGGAGTCCAGTTCCTTTCCCTTTATTATGTTACATTCAGAACCAACTATTCCAACCTCACTTGCTATTGAATGGGCTGTGAGACCGTAATCTCCAGTTATCATGATGATTCTGATACCTGCGCGGTGGCAGTCTTCAACAGCACCCTGAACCTCTGGCCGGGGAGGGTCCTGCATTGCCATCATCCCCAGAAAAACCATGTCAACTTCAACTGTTTCAGGTCTGAAATCATCAAAATCATATGGAAGAATTTTATAAGCCATTCCAAGTATTCTAAGCCCTGAAGCTGCAATTTCGTCATGTTTTTTAATTACATTCTCCTTTTCTTCCCTGGAAAAGGTCTGAACCTTACCATCAATTGATATCTGCTGGCATAGTGCTATGATCTTCTTTGGAGCTCCCTTCACATATGCAACCTTCGTTCCAGGGTTGGTTTCATCCGCAACATCGGGTTCTCCAACTGTATTTAATTTTTTACCGGTAACTGAAGCACTTTTTTGATGTATGGAACTCATAGACTTTCTTTTCGAGTCGAAGGGAAGTTCTGCTATTCTCGGAGCTTTTTTCATCTCCTCCTCCCAGTCAAAACCATTTTTACGTGCAGCAACCAGAAGCGCAGCTTCGGTGGGGTCTCCAAGTATCTTCCACTTCTCATCTGCACCCTCAGGTTTTACGAGCTTGGCATCGTTGCAGAAGGTTGCAGAACGCATCAAAAGTTTAAGCTCTCGAACCTCCCTGTGGGAAACTGGAACTCCATCATGGGAAAATTCCCCCGCTGGTTTGTATCCTGCCCCTGTAACGTCTATGATCTCATCAGGTATCCATATCTTCCTCACGGTCATTTCATTTTTTGTTAAGGTGCCTGTTTTATCTGTACAGATTATGTTGGTTGATCCAAGGGTTTCAACACTTGACAGACGTTTTATAAGTGCATTTTTGCCCACCATCTTTTTGGCAGATGCTGCAAGTGCTAGGGTAACAGTGGGCAGCAGGCCCTCAGGGACGTTTGCAACAGTGAGTCCAATTGCAAATAGGAATGCGATGTAGAGTGGAAGCTCCACAACGTAAATGTTTACCAGAAAAAGAATCACGCCCATGAAAATCGCTATAATCGCTATGATCTGGGTCAACCTGTTCATCTGCTTCTGTAGTGGGCTTGGTTCTTCCTTCACAGCCTGGGTCAGTGACGCTATCTTGTTGAACTCAGTTTTTGAACCTGTAGAAAACACCACGGCCCTTCCAGAACCAGATGTAACGCTGGTACCTGCCAGAATAAGATTATTGAAACCTACAAAACTCTCATTGTCCTTCATGATTGGTTCTGCAACTTTTCTTATGGGTTTGGACTCTCCTGTGAGGGTTGAAGTGTCCACTTTCATCTGAAAGGCTTCAACAAGTCGGGCATCTGCAGAAACGTTGTCCCCCTCTTCAAGTACCAGCACATCCCCTGGAACCAGCTGGGATGCCAGTATCACAACCTCTTCCCCACTTCGTATGACCTTTGCAGTGGAGGGAAGGATCTTTTTAAGGGCTTCTACAGCTTTCTCAGCCTCGTACTCCTGCCAAAAACTAAAAACAGCATTTATTACAATAACAGAAATTATTGCAAAACCAAGCTGAGGCGTTCCACTAATGAATGCAAGAATGCTGGCTGCCCAGAGAAGCAGTGCCAGAAGTTGGTACAGATTGGCCAGAAAATTGTAGATCAGGGGCTTCTTCTTAACCTCTTCTATCTGGTTAAGCCCGTACTTTTCAAGACGCTTTTCAGCTTCTTCATCTGTTAAACCTTCCTTTGATGTTTTTAATTCCACGTAAACATCTTCAGGAGGAATCTCGTAGATTTTCATGATAGGGTTTTACACTTGAAATGTACCTCCCTCTCTCATTGGTAACAATTCCTGACTATTAACTA is a genomic window of Methanobacterium congolense containing:
- a CDS encoding cation-translocating P-type ATPase, with the protein product MKIYEIPPEDVYVELKTSKEGLTDEEAEKRLEKYGLNQIEEVKKKPLIYNFLANLYQLLALLLWAASILAFISGTPQLGFAIISVIVINAVFSFWQEYEAEKAVEALKKILPSTAKVIRSGEEVVILASQLVPGDVLVLEEGDNVSADARLVEAFQMKVDTSTLTGESKPIRKVAEPIMKDNESFVGFNNLILAGTSVTSGSGRAVVFSTGSKTEFNKIASLTQAVKEEPSPLQKQMNRLTQIIAIIAIFMGVILFLVNIYVVELPLYIAFLFAIGLTVANVPEGLLPTVTLALAASAKKMVGKNALIKRLSSVETLGSTNIICTDKTGTLTKNEMTVRKIWIPDEIIDVTGAGYKPAGEFSHDGVPVSHREVRELKLLMRSATFCNDAKLVKPEGADEKWKILGDPTEAALLVAARKNGFDWEEEMKKAPRIAELPFDSKRKSMSSIHQKSASVTGKKLNTVGEPDVADETNPGTKVAYVKGAPKKIIALCQQISIDGKVQTFSREEKENVIKKHDEIAASGLRILGMAYKILPYDFDDFRPETVEVDMVFLGMMAMQDPPRPEVQGAVEDCHRAGIRIIMITGDYGLTAHSIASEVGIVGSECNIIKGKELDSLSDDEVKKILRSGSNVIFARAVPEHKMRIASILESEDEIVAMTGDGVNDAPALRKADIGVAMGITGTDVAKEASDMVLTDDNFATIVAAIKEGRTIYENIRKFVTYIFAHETAEIIPFILMVIFRIPLPITVMQILAIDLGTDTLPALALGMGPSEADVMERSPRPRKERILNLQVILRGYVFLGIIEAILVMSGYFWVLSNGGWHLGESLAFSDPLYLKATTMVFAGIVTAQIGNLIGCQTNRTSTFKVGVFKNKWIIRGILFEVLVVLSIVYIPYLQSIFGTTSLGVFEWVYLISFIPIMFFAEEFRKYIARKVQK
- a CDS encoding PAS domain S-box protein, encoding MRDEDKTKEQLILEIKSMREELSHLRSDVHLKGENRDLCRSLTGKEELYNVLFKHSPDYVFVLGLDGKIMDFNYEVEKIGGLKRQEIIGKHFSEFKEILGGDISKHEKFMEDLIRGGSVAPFDSDFVGPSGKKHIMKLIPVPIKKEGIIRSIMVIMRDLTDYVESMDALSESEEKFRSLVESAIDAIILINKDGNVILWNESASKMFGFSEKDIMSSSIEKVLPEDYSKFHEGYLNYPNLEIQGKTFEAHGMKKNGETFLIDVSHTSWLMNGEPVFCTIIRDVSRRKKAENELAKSQKKYKTIFENTGTAMCIVERDGTISLTNTEFTKTLGYSAEYLEGTNLKKFTKTNFKKIMDYQRLKSLIPDTAPVKYELNFFDSKKTLKTAMLNIAGIPGTDKTLISLLDITELKKSEEKIINQNKILKGFNKIFKCALSSKNKEELAKICLNTCEEITGSKLGFIQLLNKRGNLDFITLSDPAWEVSQFLKNDKEYLMKDLKLQGIYARPVIEGKSIVVKDLPSHPQSIGLPKGHFPLERFLGVPLKRGNTIIGVIGLANKKEDYHADDIETVEKLSNAIAEVLTLKYAEEKLIKSQDKFRQMAENVEEGVWIADVGSKNTLYVNPAYEKIFGLSKESIYKNPGLWIDIVHPDDVGPVSKQTYRIFQKHEFGEKRIEYRIIRPDGSLRWIQSQISPIKNEYGDIIRFVGVTDDITERVLAEEKIQKSLEEKELLLKEIHHRVKNNMQIVSSLLNLQSRYIDDEEAYDVFKESQNRVKSMALVHEKLYRSTDLASVNFGEYVRSLSKELLISYGSRSNNVSIKTDLDDVFLNADTAIPCGLIVTEIISNSIKYAFDGKGGEISVALHSYDGGFEILIGDNGVGIPGDMDLENTETLGLLLINSLTSQIDGEVELLREGGTSFRIKIPLNDTFVANNC